The Candidatus Methylomirabilis lanthanidiphila genome includes a window with the following:
- a CDS encoding polyprenyl synthetase produces the protein MIAETILSPVAPELALVEERLLQDISGDVELISEIIRYVLKSGGKRVRPALLLLSAKLCGYGGGARNIDLAVVAEYMHAATLIHDDIIDRADKRRGLPSANSTWGSQISVLAGDFLYARSLQMLVIDGDLAVMRAFADATVRMIEGQVREAQMAGNLDLAYHEYLNIITSKTAALISVACRTGALIAGRPAEEVAALTEFGLNLGIGFQLVDDALDFVAEEDRLGKPVGNDFKEGKVTFPVLHVMRAGSEADQGRIRELAAQTTLGESDLAEVKAIVERYGAVSATMELVRTYLKKAKTSLGFFPDSAAKRSLVLMVDFVGDRDW, from the coding sequence ATGATTGCTGAGACGATTCTCTCCCCTGTGGCTCCTGAACTCGCCCTGGTCGAAGAGCGGCTGCTCCAAGACATCAGCGGCGATGTCGAGTTGATCTCCGAGATCATCCGGTATGTCCTCAAGAGCGGCGGGAAACGGGTCCGGCCTGCATTGCTGTTGCTGTCGGCCAAGCTCTGCGGTTATGGCGGCGGGGCGCGCAACATCGACTTGGCGGTGGTGGCCGAGTATATGCATGCAGCCACACTGATCCATGATGATATCATCGATCGCGCCGACAAGCGCCGCGGGCTGCCGTCGGCGAACAGTACCTGGGGGTCTCAGATCTCTGTGCTGGCCGGCGATTTCCTGTATGCCAGATCACTCCAGATGCTGGTGATCGACGGCGACCTGGCAGTCATGCGGGCCTTTGCCGATGCGACGGTCCGGATGATTGAGGGCCAGGTGCGCGAAGCCCAGATGGCCGGAAATCTCGACCTTGCGTATCACGAATATCTGAACATCATTACGTCAAAGACCGCCGCCCTGATCTCTGTCGCATGTCGGACCGGCGCCCTCATCGCCGGGAGGCCGGCGGAAGAGGTGGCGGCGTTGACCGAGTTTGGCCTGAATCTGGGGATTGGGTTCCAGTTGGTCGATGACGCGCTGGACTTTGTCGCCGAGGAGGACCGGCTGGGTAAGCCCGTGGGTAACGATTTCAAGGAGGGGAAGGTGACGTTTCCCGTGCTCCACGTGATGCGGGCAGGCTCAGAGGCCGATCAGGGCAGGATCAGAGAGCTGGCCGCGCAGACGACCCTCGGCGAGTCCGACCTGGCAGAGGTGAAGGCGATCGTAGAACGATACGGCGCCGTTTCGGCCACGATGGAGCTGGTCCGCACCTACCTCAAGAAAGCCAAGACCTCGCTCGGCTTCTTTCCGGATTCGGCCGCCAAGCGCTCGCTTGTCCTGATGGTCGATTTTGTCGGAGATCGAGACTGGTGA
- the arnT_1 gene encoding Undecaprenyl phosphate-alpha-4-amino-4-deoxy-L-arabinose arabinosyl transferase gives MVTLLLGVSLLLFFCRLDSLPLFDADEPAYAETAREMLISGDWITPHFNFQPRFDKPILFYWLIALAYKGFGIGEYAARFWSAVFATGLTLSIYLFGRQRLSRRAACVAALAFAANVGTVALARAAVTDMALAFCTTWALFCFFEVYLATDRTRERLPFAGYVAIALAVLTKGPIGLLLPGLVVGLFLAIRRKGRATLSRLRLLPGIGLFAVIALPWYVLVLRENGWAFVQVFVVQHHLNRYLGVISGHVGGILYFLPVVVFGFFPWSGTLPDAFGRLWTIRSRLRAELSERQELLLFLWVWCGVVVLFFSFSRTKLPSYIFPAVPALALLAGIAGDVGLDERRQAGGWARACDWLVGGMTCSLAAFLLWLPSLADRIRLREAPDIPPFEFGLAPYVLAVLFLLGLTLAVAARRRGQGNAAAAAMAGTMILSLVLAVYRIAPAVQESLQKSLRDFALIARQELRPIGRLATYDLNAPSLVFYSERPVAIIRKGEEAEFQRLMTDHGQLFIIARIAAETRLREVPDIFPLDRRGGYVLYSNRYGPKDRPD, from the coding sequence GTGGTGACCCTCCTTCTCGGTGTGAGCCTCCTCCTCTTTTTCTGTCGCCTGGATTCGCTCCCGCTCTTTGACGCCGACGAGCCGGCCTACGCCGAAACGGCGAGGGAGATGCTGATCTCCGGCGACTGGATCACACCCCATTTCAATTTCCAGCCCCGCTTCGACAAACCGATCTTGTTTTACTGGCTGATCGCGTTGGCCTACAAAGGATTCGGGATCGGCGAGTACGCGGCTCGATTCTGGTCTGCCGTCTTTGCGACCGGCCTCACACTGTCGATCTATCTGTTCGGACGGCAACGGCTGAGTCGACGAGCTGCTTGTGTCGCTGCGCTGGCCTTTGCTGCGAACGTCGGGACCGTCGCCCTGGCGCGGGCAGCCGTCACCGACATGGCGCTGGCCTTTTGCACAACCTGGGCGCTCTTCTGTTTTTTCGAGGTCTATCTGGCGACAGACAGGACGCGCGAGCGTCTCCCATTCGCCGGGTATGTCGCCATAGCGCTTGCCGTTCTCACGAAGGGCCCTATCGGCCTTCTGCTGCCCGGATTGGTCGTCGGCCTGTTTCTGGCTATTCGTAGAAAGGGTCGGGCGACCCTCTCAAGACTCCGCCTGCTTCCCGGTATTGGCCTGTTTGCCGTGATCGCGCTGCCATGGTATGTATTGGTCCTGCGTGAGAATGGTTGGGCGTTCGTTCAAGTATTTGTTGTGCAGCACCATCTGAACCGCTATCTGGGCGTGATATCGGGTCATGTCGGGGGCATTTTGTATTTCTTACCGGTAGTCGTTTTCGGCTTTTTCCCGTGGAGCGGGACGCTACCCGATGCCTTTGGCCGACTCTGGACGATCCGGAGTCGACTCCGCGCCGAACTGTCCGAACGGCAGGAGCTGTTGCTCTTTCTGTGGGTCTGGTGCGGCGTGGTCGTACTCTTTTTCTCATTCTCCCGTACGAAACTCCCCTCGTATATCTTTCCTGCCGTCCCTGCGCTCGCCTTGCTGGCGGGGATCGCAGGAGATGTCGGCCTCGACGAACGACGGCAGGCGGGGGGATGGGCGAGGGCATGTGACTGGCTCGTGGGCGGGATGACCTGTTCGCTTGCGGCGTTCCTTCTCTGGCTCCCTTCTCTTGCCGATCGCATCCGCCTCCGAGAGGCGCCTGACATCCCCCCATTTGAGTTTGGACTCGCACCGTACGTGTTGGCCGTCCTCTTTCTGCTTGGATTGACCCTTGCGGTCGCGGCCCGGCGGCGAGGGCAGGGGAATGCGGCGGCGGCTGCGATGGCGGGGACAATGATCCTCAGCCTGGTGCTGGCTGTATATCGGATTGCCCCGGCCGTCCAGGAGAGTCTTCAGAAATCCCTTCGGGACTTTGCCCTCATCGCCAGGCAAGAGCTTCGCCCCATCGGCCGTTTGGCGACCTATGATCTGAACGCGCCCAGCCTTGTGTTTTACTCGGAACGACCGGTTGCGATCATTAGAAAAGGCGAGGAGGCAGAGTTTCAGCGTCTTATGACCGATCATGGGCAGCTCTTCATCATTGCCAGGATAGCCGCAGAGACCCGCCTGCGGGAGGTCCCGGACATTTTCCCCTTGGACAGGCGAGGGGGGTATGTCCTATACTCTAACCGTTATGGTCCGAAAGACAGACCCGATTGA
- a CDS encoding undecaprenyl pyrophosphate phosphatase, giving the protein MLRSQNYQTPSGSLAQSSDRKVLGYITASLVVLPFLIWYIDGSVKGFILSVQSEWGLRVATAITAMGYGLADAAIAGMLLVIGLKAGRPREALAGRLGLFAVVVSSLSGQLFKHLFCRARPLTEKSGQFFSEFPCLGKGAGFISFPSGHAVTAFALAFVLARAYPRYMLLFYGLAGLVALSRVYLAKHFPSDVVAGAAVGILAGWIVCRFAAFSPVHGHT; this is encoded by the coding sequence ATGCTAAGGTCGCAAAATTACCAGACGCCCTCCGGGTCGCTCGCCCAGTCGTCCGACAGGAAGGTGTTAGGTTATATCACCGCGTCACTGGTCGTACTGCCTTTCCTGATATGGTACATTGACGGTTCAGTGAAGGGATTTATCCTTTCGGTACAGAGCGAGTGGGGGCTGCGAGTCGCGACGGCGATCACTGCCATGGGATACGGCCTGGCGGATGCCGCTATTGCCGGGATGCTCTTGGTCATCGGCCTGAAGGCTGGAAGACCTCGAGAAGCGCTCGCGGGCAGACTCGGATTATTTGCGGTGGTTGTGAGCAGTCTTTCCGGTCAGCTCTTTAAGCACCTGTTTTGCCGAGCCCGGCCGCTTACTGAAAAGTCGGGCCAATTCTTTTCCGAGTTTCCATGTCTTGGCAAGGGAGCCGGCTTTATTTCATTTCCCTCAGGCCATGCTGTAACCGCCTTCGCTCTGGCATTTGTTCTTGCCCGTGCCTATCCCAGGTATATGTTGCTCTTCTACGGCCTGGCCGGCCTGGTCGCCCTCTCAAGGGTGTATCTCGCCAAGCACTTTCCATCTGACGTTGTGGCCGGAGCTGCTGTCGGGATCCTGGCGGGTTGGATCGTCTGTCGGTTTGCGGCCTTTTCCCCTGTGCATGGGCACACCTGA
- a CDS encoding portal protein, whose product MARLRIAALFLVVVVIAGVLGYHFFEEYTWLEALYMTVITLSTVGFREVRPLSSVGMIFTIGLLIGGLGVVFYTAVTITAKVVEGEFQEFFGRKRMEKRIGALTDHYLVCGCGRIGEVICRELASKPVPFVVIEQDEERIRKVEEAGYLLLRGDATDEKVLLTAGAMQAKGLFATLPVDADNVFVTLTAKELNPSIFVVARAETERSERTLAHAGADKVISPYAMGGHRMAQAALRPAVVDIIELATHYHSLELQLEEIVVPLGSPCEGVTLRDSGLCQERGVIVVAIKRASGGMIFDPSMDEKIAVGDHLVALGEIARLRGLERRVETSAPQ is encoded by the coding sequence TTGGCAAGGCTACGGATCGCCGCGCTGTTCCTAGTGGTGGTGGTGATCGCAGGGGTCTTGGGGTATCATTTCTTCGAGGAGTATACATGGCTCGAAGCCCTCTATATGACGGTCATCACCCTCTCCACGGTCGGATTTCGCGAGGTAAGACCCTTAAGCTCGGTCGGCATGATCTTTACGATCGGGCTCCTGATTGGCGGCTTGGGGGTCGTGTTTTATACCGCGGTCACCATTACCGCAAAAGTGGTGGAGGGGGAGTTTCAGGAGTTCTTCGGGAGGAAGCGAATGGAGAAGCGAATTGGCGCCCTGACGGACCACTATCTAGTATGTGGGTGCGGTCGCATCGGAGAGGTGATCTGCCGCGAATTGGCCTCAAAGCCAGTCCCGTTTGTGGTCATTGAGCAGGATGAAGAGCGGATTCGCAAGGTGGAGGAAGCGGGCTACCTTCTGCTCAGAGGGGATGCCACCGATGAGAAGGTTCTACTGACGGCCGGAGCGATGCAGGCCAAAGGCCTTTTTGCTACCCTGCCTGTCGATGCGGACAATGTCTTCGTGACCCTTACAGCCAAGGAGCTGAATCCCTCTATCTTTGTCGTTGCCAGGGCTGAGACGGAGCGGAGCGAACGAACACTCGCCCATGCTGGAGCCGACAAGGTCATCTCGCCCTATGCGATGGGGGGGCACCGCATGGCTCAGGCGGCCCTCCGTCCCGCCGTGGTGGATATCATTGAGCTGGCCACGCACTATCACAGTCTCGAGTTGCAGCTTGAGGAGATCGTCGTACCCCTGGGATCTCCATGTGAGGGAGTCACGCTGCGCGACTCGGGGCTGTGCCAGGAGCGAGGGGTGATTGTGGTGGCAATCAAGCGGGCGTCTGGGGGTATGATCTTTGATCCCTCTATGGATGAAAAGATTGCGGTTGGGGATCACCTCGTCGCCTTGGGAGAGATTGCCCGCCTGAGAGGGTTGGAGCGGCGAGTGGAAACGAGCGCGCCACAATGA